In Halobaculum rubrum, the following are encoded in one genomic region:
- a CDS encoding DUF7550 family protein yields the protein MADHHDHDHFKEFDYERVTSPMQEITSGKAVTGAVIALVGVLVAFGLPLVLV from the coding sequence ATGGCCGACCACCACGACCACGACCACTTCAAGGAGTTCGACTACGAGCGCGTCACCTCCCCGATGCAGGAGATCACGAGCGGGAAGGCGGTCACCGGCGCGGTCATCGCGCTCGTCGGCGTCCTCGTCGCCTTCGGGCTGCCGCTTGTGCTGGTTTGA
- a CDS encoding type II/IV secretion system ATPase subunit — MSGDAADTTADDRPLSTLRRRLARTLEVLRGADLEVRPFLPGEDGPLASFDPPPDHDEVERYWVNAPYAYVVVTYDTESDNHVYHVVEPELDDFEFDLLGRIVEDIRDPLLYREDPGEADDDRLRDELAALLEQYGVDASMRTFHSLLYYLRRDFRGYGKIDALLSDRHIEDISCDGYDLPIFVYHDEYTDIETNVVFGADELDNFVIRLAQRSGQHISVGDPIVGTTLPDGSRAELALGEEVTPRGSAFTIRQYAEEPFTPIDLIEYGTFSIEQMAYFWLCIEHNKSLIFAGGTASGKTTSMNAVSMFIPPRSKVLTIEDTRELSLYHDNWLSSVTRERLGEGEDIDMYDLLRSALRHRPEYIIVGEVRGEEALTLFQAMNTGHTTFSTMHADSIETVINRLENEPINVPRSMVQSLDLLSVQTLARFDGGRVRRAKTVGEIGGIDQRTGELDYSSVYSWDAETDSFASRDSALLDEIQSERGWSRSELLSELRDRRQFLEHLQEHGVTDYRRFTALVNEYYADPDRVMERFDAAERGPDDETADDETTLEENVRDEAASDEQVTDDPDPGNGG; from the coding sequence ATGTCGGGGGACGCCGCAGATACGACGGCCGACGACCGCCCCCTGTCGACGCTCAGGCGGCGCCTCGCGCGAACGCTCGAGGTGCTCCGCGGCGCCGACCTCGAGGTCCGGCCGTTTCTCCCCGGGGAAGACGGGCCGCTGGCGTCGTTCGACCCGCCCCCCGACCACGACGAGGTCGAGCGCTACTGGGTGAACGCGCCGTACGCGTACGTCGTCGTCACGTACGACACGGAGTCGGACAACCACGTGTACCACGTCGTCGAGCCCGAACTCGACGACTTCGAGTTCGACCTGCTCGGGCGGATCGTCGAAGACATCCGCGACCCGCTGTTGTACCGCGAGGACCCGGGCGAGGCGGACGACGACCGGCTTCGCGACGAGCTGGCGGCGCTGCTCGAACAGTACGGCGTCGACGCGTCGATGCGGACGTTCCACAGTCTGCTGTACTACCTGCGGCGTGATTTCAGGGGATACGGAAAGATCGACGCGCTCCTGTCGGACCGGCACATCGAGGACATCTCCTGTGACGGCTACGACCTCCCGATCTTCGTCTACCACGACGAGTACACCGACATCGAGACGAACGTCGTGTTCGGGGCGGACGAACTGGACAACTTCGTTATCAGACTGGCCCAGCGGTCCGGCCAGCACATCTCCGTCGGCGACCCGATCGTCGGGACGACGCTGCCCGACGGGTCACGCGCCGAGCTCGCGCTCGGCGAGGAGGTCACGCCCCGCGGCTCGGCGTTCACCATCCGCCAGTACGCGGAGGAGCCGTTCACGCCGATCGACCTGATCGAGTACGGGACGTTCTCGATCGAGCAGATGGCGTACTTCTGGCTGTGCATCGAGCACAACAAAAGTCTCATCTTCGCGGGCGGCACCGCGTCCGGGAAGACCACCTCGATGAACGCGGTGTCGATGTTCATCCCGCCGCGCTCGAAGGTGCTCACCATCGAGGACACACGCGAGCTGTCGCTGTATCACGACAACTGGCTCTCGTCGGTGACCCGCGAACGGCTGGGGGAAGGCGAGGACATCGACATGTACGACCTCCTTCGCTCCGCCCTCCGCCACCGGCCGGAGTACATCATCGTCGGGGAGGTTCGTGGTGAGGAGGCGCTCACCCTGTTCCAGGCGATGAACACCGGACACACCACGTTCTCGACGATGCACGCCGACTCCATCGAGACCGTGATCAACCGCCTGGAGAACGAGCCGATCAACGTCCCGCGGTCGATGGTTCAGTCGCTGGACCTGCTGTCGGTGCAGACGCTCGCCCGCTTCGACGGCGGACGCGTGCGCCGCGCGAAGACCGTCGGCGAGATCGGCGGCATCGACCAGCGAACCGGGGAGCTGGACTACTCTTCGGTGTACTCGTGGGACGCTGAAACGGACAGCTTCGCCAGTCGGGACTCGGCGCTGCTCGACGAGATCCAGTCCGAGCGAGGATGGAGTCGTTCGGAACTGCTGTCGGAGCTTCGCGATCGGCGGCAGTTCCTCGAACACCTCCAGGAGCACGGCGTCACCGACTATCGGCGCTTCACCGCGCTCGTGAACGAGTACTACGCCGACCCCGATCGCGTCATGGAACGGTTCGACGCGGCCGAACGCGGTCCGGACGACGAGACTGCGGACGACGAGACGACGCTCGAGGAGAACGTCCGCGACGAGGCGGCCTCGGACGAGCAAGTTACCGACGATCCGGACCCCGGCAACGGGGGCTGA
- a CDS encoding DUF1684 domain-containing protein codes for MSTDSDTDIDPEAYAERVREERHKKDEFFAEHPRSPIPQSERAGFSGLNYFDPDPAYRFEATLHGHDDPERITVETTQDGAREYDNVGEFRIAVDGEDVTVQAYRSPGDEYRLWVPFRDETNGEWTYPAGRYLDLEDPDDRTDDGDWLVDFNEAYSPYCAYSETYECPLVPMDNWLDVEIPAGETLPDE; via the coding sequence ATGAGCACGGACAGCGACACCGACATCGACCCCGAGGCCTACGCCGAGCGCGTTCGCGAGGAGCGCCACAAGAAAGACGAGTTCTTCGCCGAACACCCGCGTTCGCCGATCCCGCAGTCCGAGCGTGCGGGGTTCTCCGGGCTGAACTACTTCGACCCGGATCCCGCGTACCGATTCGAGGCGACGTTGCACGGGCACGACGACCCCGAACGGATCACCGTCGAGACGACCCAGGACGGCGCCCGGGAGTACGACAACGTCGGCGAGTTCCGGATCGCCGTCGACGGCGAGGACGTGACGGTCCAGGCGTACCGCTCGCCCGGCGACGAGTACCGCCTGTGGGTGCCGTTCCGCGACGAGACGAACGGCGAGTGGACGTACCCCGCCGGACGGTACCTCGATCTGGAGGATCCGGACGACCGGACCGACGACGGGGACTGGCTGGTGGACTTCAACGAGGCGTACAGCCCCTACTGTGCGTACAGCGAGACCTACGAGTGTCCGCTCGTCCCGATGGACAACTGGCTGGACGTCGAGATCCCGGCCGGCGAGACGCTGCCCGACGAGTAG
- a CDS encoding MBL fold metallo-hydrolase → MQRIRLTNTVFEGLNAVYVLDGTADGGDADELVLVDAGVALPEVREQLASGLADIGHDLADVDRVLLTHWHADHAGLAGAIQAESGATIHAHEADAPLVAGDEDSLLEERTLQREKFREWGMPEETRAELIAFLEDHADLGGEPCDVKSFADGDAFEVNGRTLEAVHLPGHAAGLTAFHDAAGDEAFVGDAILPKYTPNVGGADVRVEDPLGRYVESLLALIDLDPGTAWPGHRDRIDDPAGRAATILRHHVERTGNVVDALADLGPSTPWEVSAALFGDLHGIHVLHGPGEAYAHLDHLASAGVVERDGSRYALVDTDPDVASLFPDPGIDRVVEWTGE, encoded by the coding sequence GTGCAACGGATCCGTCTCACGAACACCGTTTTCGAGGGGCTCAACGCCGTCTACGTGCTCGACGGCACCGCCGACGGCGGCGACGCCGACGAGCTCGTTCTCGTCGACGCCGGCGTCGCCCTCCCGGAGGTGCGCGAGCAGTTGGCGTCCGGGCTCGCGGATATCGGCCACGACCTCGCGGACGTCGACCGCGTCCTCCTCACGCACTGGCACGCCGACCACGCCGGGCTCGCGGGCGCCATCCAGGCCGAGTCGGGCGCGACGATCCACGCCCACGAGGCCGACGCCCCTCTCGTTGCGGGCGACGAGGACAGCCTGCTCGAGGAGCGAACGCTCCAGCGCGAGAAGTTCCGGGAGTGGGGGATGCCCGAGGAGACTCGTGCGGAACTCATCGCGTTCCTCGAGGATCACGCCGACCTCGGCGGCGAGCCGTGCGACGTCAAGTCGTTCGCCGACGGCGACGCCTTCGAGGTGAACGGTCGGACCCTCGAGGCCGTCCACCTCCCCGGCCACGCGGCGGGGCTCACCGCCTTCCACGACGCCGCCGGCGACGAGGCGTTCGTCGGCGACGCCATCCTCCCGAAGTACACGCCGAACGTCGGCGGCGCCGACGTCCGCGTCGAGGACCCCCTCGGACGCTACGTCGAGAGCCTGCTGGCCCTGATCGACCTCGACCCCGGAACCGCGTGGCCCGGCCACCGCGACCGCATCGACGACCCGGCGGGGCGCGCGGCGACGATCCTCCGGCACCACGTCGAGCGCACGGGGAACGTCGTCGACGCGCTCGCCGACCTCGGCCCGTCGACGCCGTGGGAGGTCAGCGCCGCGCTGTTCGGCGACCTCCACGGGATCCACGTGCTCCACGGGCCGGGCGAGGCGTACGCCCACCTCGACCATCTCGCGAGCGCCGGTGTTGTCGAGCGCGACGGGTCCCGCTACGCCCTCGTCGACACCGACCCCGACGTGGCGTCGCTGTTCCCCGACCCCGGTATCGACCGCGTGGTCGAGTGGACAGGCGAGTAA
- a CDS encoding uracil-DNA glycosylase family protein — protein sequence MKNVTDRVSNPFGLSPECDRFVPGYGDANADFHVIGDHPGVHGGLETGVPFTGTAAGDRLLDALVRAGLLEAAGDAPAVDSTYFSYLHMCEAAGERLGPERTPTPASYDDMERFFDAEVRAIAAHVLFPVGERATRHVLEQYTAQAHKTQIRMDDLHGREIRGSGWLVVPIKDPAEWTETNAGTDAGDTAGSAHADRLIDALATLRATDYRRESDLGRFIAGSDPYLVR from the coding sequence GTGAAGAACGTCACCGATCGCGTGTCGAATCCGTTCGGACTGTCTCCCGAGTGCGATCGGTTCGTTCCCGGATACGGGGACGCGAACGCCGACTTCCACGTCATCGGGGACCATCCGGGCGTCCACGGCGGGCTCGAAACGGGTGTTCCGTTCACCGGCACAGCCGCCGGCGACCGACTCCTCGATGCGCTGGTCCGCGCCGGACTGCTCGAGGCGGCCGGCGACGCGCCGGCGGTCGACTCGACGTATTTCTCGTATCTCCACATGTGCGAGGCGGCGGGTGAGCGACTCGGTCCGGAGAGAACGCCGACGCCGGCGTCGTACGACGACATGGAGCGGTTCTTCGACGCGGAAGTGCGCGCCATCGCGGCTCACGTGCTGTTCCCGGTGGGCGAGCGCGCGACACGGCACGTGCTGGAGCAGTACACGGCGCAGGCGCACAAGACCCAGATACGGATGGACGACCTCCACGGGCGCGAGATCCGCGGCTCCGGCTGGCTCGTCGTCCCGATCAAAGACCCCGCGGAGTGGACCGAAACGAACGCTGGGACCGACGCCGGCGACACGGCCGGGTCCGCGCACGCGGACCGGCTGATCGACGCGCTCGCGACGCTTCGCGCCACGGACTACCGCCGCGAGTCGGACCTCGGCCGGTTCATCGCCGGCTCGGACCCGTACCTCGTTCGGTGA
- the hisF gene encoding imidazole glycerol phosphate synthase subunit HisF, with protein MTLTKRIIPCIDVDIDDDGDAAVYTGVNFENLEYSGDPVEMAKKYNEAGADEFVFLDITASAEGRETMLDTVSAVADECFIPLTVGGGIRTKADIKETLRAGADKVSINSGAIENPELITEGADAFGSQCIVISVDARRRFDDGGDHYVEVEREDGTTEACWFECTVKGGREGTGLDVVTWATEAEARGAGELFVNSIDADGTKDGYDIPVTKAVCDAVSTPVIASSGCGGPEDMEDVFVEANADAALAASIFHFDEYGIDEVKRYLDEHDVPVRL; from the coding sequence ATGACCCTCACCAAGCGGATCATCCCGTGCATCGACGTCGATATCGACGACGACGGGGACGCCGCCGTCTACACCGGCGTCAACTTCGAGAACCTGGAGTACTCCGGCGACCCCGTCGAGATGGCCAAGAAGTACAACGAGGCCGGCGCCGACGAGTTCGTCTTCCTCGACATCACCGCCTCCGCGGAGGGTCGCGAGACGATGCTCGATACGGTTTCGGCGGTCGCCGACGAGTGTTTCATCCCGCTGACCGTCGGCGGCGGCATCCGGACGAAGGCGGACATCAAGGAGACGCTGCGGGCGGGCGCCGACAAGGTGTCGATCAACTCCGGCGCCATCGAGAACCCCGAGCTGATCACCGAGGGCGCCGACGCCTTCGGCAGCCAGTGCATCGTCATCTCCGTCGACGCGCGCCGACGCTTCGACGACGGGGGGGACCACTACGTCGAGGTCGAACGGGAGGACGGCACGACCGAGGCGTGCTGGTTCGAGTGCACCGTCAAGGGCGGCCGGGAGGGTACCGGCCTCGACGTGGTCACCTGGGCGACGGAGGCGGAAGCCCGCGGCGCGGGCGAGCTGTTCGTCAACTCCATCGACGCCGACGGCACGAAGGACGGCTACGACATCCCGGTGACGAAGGCGGTGTGCGACGCCGTCTCGACGCCGGTGATCGCCTCCTCGGGCTGTGGCGGTCCCGAGGACATGGAAGACGTGTTCGTCGAGGCGAACGCCGACGCCGCGCTGGCGGCCAGTATTTTCCACTTCGACGAGTACGGCATCGACGAGGTGAAGCGCTATCTCGACGAGCACGACGTTCCCGTTCGGCTCTGA
- a CDS encoding DUF7549 family protein encodes MVWVRSEYAGELAVLSTWVAALLPWNVFYGAVSGGSVLFVRFPLVQIRYAFGLPFVRATSVSSPVSAYLLQSGTSVQVAYAAWLVGAAVYLVALGVSVYYYREEERAESWAADPVDVLGGLLVTSALLFLVASVLFPERFLGIGVGVGGGLPGVSLPIGAVLQLVLGVVLLRAERVN; translated from the coding sequence ATGGTCTGGGTCCGGTCCGAGTACGCGGGAGAACTCGCCGTCCTGTCCACGTGGGTCGCGGCCCTGCTCCCGTGGAACGTGTTCTACGGCGCCGTCTCCGGCGGGTCGGTGCTGTTCGTCCGCTTTCCGCTGGTTCAGATCCGCTACGCGTTCGGGCTCCCGTTCGTTCGCGCGACGAGCGTCTCCTCGCCCGTCTCGGCGTACCTGCTCCAGTCGGGGACCTCCGTCCAGGTCGCGTACGCCGCGTGGCTCGTCGGCGCGGCCGTGTACCTCGTCGCGCTCGGGGTCTCCGTGTACTACTACCGCGAGGAGGAGCGAGCGGAATCATGGGCCGCAGACCCGGTCGACGTGCTGGGCGGTCTACTCGTCACGTCGGCGCTGTTGTTTCTCGTCGCCTCAGTGCTGTTCCCCGAGCGCTTCCTGGGGATCGGGGTCGGCGTCGGCGGCGGGCTCCCGGGCGTGTCGCTGCCGATCGGTGCGGTCCTCCAACTGGTGCTCGGCGTCGTGCTCCTGCGCGCGGAGCGGGTGAACTGA
- a CDS encoding sensor histidine kinase encodes MTWQSGRLLLVVLAGGLLGVLAAGLVSDRLRGLPRKAVAAALASVGAWASAAAVRYGDDGSERSRAAAASVAVDAATEGVIVVDGDGAVVACNPAAADALGCTRESAVGGPISAVDSDLAALIDDSIADSGRSAAVNASEPARLLTEDAVGGTGAAGTAEASGAARRRTHLTDATGEGNLHYEVHVSSFDRPELHGRVITLRDVTDRHRLRRRIGVLNRLLRHDLRNEMNVVLGYVERIDERLREQAGQGDPSGEDGVAVALDRITGAAETMLDRAETVRHIEATLDVEESAQTRLDVVGLVRAQVDGLELAYRSVEPQVTVDAPDAAWITTTGLVDTVFDNLLENAVEHSHRERPTIEITVTESADRVAVTVADDGPGIPSQELRTFRTEAETAVTHSSGLGLWLVVWITEASGGRVSFDVDETGTAVTVEFPAADPPE; translated from the coding sequence ATGACGTGGCAGTCCGGACGGTTGCTGCTCGTCGTGCTGGCCGGCGGCCTCCTCGGAGTGCTGGCGGCCGGGCTCGTCTCCGACCGCCTCCGCGGTCTCCCGAGGAAGGCTGTCGCCGCGGCGCTGGCGTCGGTCGGCGCGTGGGCGTCGGCCGCCGCCGTTCGGTACGGCGACGACGGGTCCGAGCGCTCGCGGGCCGCCGCGGCCTCGGTCGCGGTCGACGCCGCGACGGAAGGGGTGATCGTCGTCGACGGGGACGGCGCCGTCGTCGCCTGCAATCCGGCCGCCGCGGACGCACTGGGCTGTACGCGGGAGTCCGCAGTGGGCGGGCCCATCTCGGCGGTCGACTCGGATCTGGCCGCCCTGATCGACGACTCGATCGCCGACAGCGGACGGTCGGCTGCCGTGAACGCCTCCGAGCCCGCCCGGCTCCTGACGGAGGACGCGGTCGGCGGGACAGGCGCGGCCGGGACAGCCGAGGCATCCGGAGCTGCAAGACGGAGAACGCATCTCACCGACGCGACCGGCGAGGGCAATCTTCACTACGAAGTTCACGTCAGTTCGTTCGACCGACCCGAGCTCCACGGACGGGTCATCACACTGCGTGACGTCACCGACAGACACCGACTGCGTCGGCGGATCGGCGTGTTGAACCGGCTGCTTCGACACGACCTTCGAAACGAGATGAACGTCGTCCTGGGGTACGTCGAACGGATCGACGAGCGGCTCCGGGAGCAAGCAGGTCAGGGGGATCCAAGCGGCGAAGACGGGGTGGCGGTCGCGCTCGACCGGATCACCGGCGCCGCGGAGACGATGCTCGACCGCGCCGAGACCGTTCGTCACATCGAGGCGACGCTGGACGTGGAGGAGTCGGCGCAAACACGTCTCGACGTCGTCGGGCTGGTCCGCGCACAGGTGGACGGGCTGGAGCTAGCGTATCGCTCCGTCGAGCCACAGGTCACCGTCGACGCCCCGGACGCCGCGTGGATAACCACGACCGGACTGGTCGACACCGTGTTCGACAACCTCCTCGAGAACGCGGTCGAACACAGCCACCGCGAGCGCCCGACCATCGAGATCACCGTCACGGAGTCGGCCGACCGTGTCGCCGTGACGGTCGCCGACGACGGTCCGGGGATCCCCAGTCAGGAGCTGCGGACGTTCCGGACCGAAGCCGAGACGGCGGTCACCCACTCCTCGGGACTGGGGCTGTGGCTCGTCGTGTGGATCACTGAGGCGTCCGGCGGGCGAGTCTCCTTCGACGTGGACGAGACGGGGACGGCGGTCACGGTAGAGTTCCCGGCGGCCGACCCGCCGGAGTGA
- a CDS encoding DUF5793 family protein, which yields MRRDYFELAVEHIDWVETDAEPAKPQVYIDFHGPADPLRERLTGTDGELLDAGETDVAFRLQSDHERDPDATGVVGVTNRHTGDFVLELNESAADVLRFIRAAREYGRASDGDGRYRVEIDVDGESVVAYEKETFLVYDAEGNLLRHESLIPPGVEL from the coding sequence ATGAGGCGCGACTACTTCGAGTTGGCTGTGGAGCACATCGACTGGGTCGAGACCGACGCCGAGCCCGCGAAGCCGCAGGTGTACATCGACTTTCACGGTCCGGCGGATCCCCTCCGGGAGCGTCTCACCGGGACCGACGGCGAACTGCTCGACGCCGGAGAGACCGACGTGGCGTTCCGACTGCAGTCCGATCACGAGCGCGACCCGGACGCGACCGGAGTCGTCGGCGTGACGAACCGCCACACGGGCGATTTCGTCCTCGAACTCAACGAATCCGCCGCCGACGTGCTCAGGTTCATCCGCGCGGCCCGGGAGTACGGCCGCGCCAGCGACGGCGACGGCCGCTACCGCGTGGAGATCGACGTCGACGGCGAATCCGTCGTCGCCTACGAGAAGGAGACGTTCCTCGTGTACGACGCCGAGGGGAACCTGCTTCGCCACGAGAGCCTCATCCCTCCGGGCGTCGAGCTGTAG
- a CDS encoding DNA-directed RNA polymerase subunit L, whose product MELRVIDKTDEELRIEIAGEDHTFMNVLKGQLLNTDGVAAATYDMNPEQSGGQTEPILSIKTEDDLDPLDALEQASTDISDSLGDLYDRIEAAFDDTAAAEA is encoded by the coding sequence ATGGAACTTCGCGTCATCGACAAGACGGACGAGGAACTCCGCATCGAGATCGCGGGCGAGGACCACACGTTCATGAACGTCCTCAAGGGACAGCTGCTCAACACCGACGGCGTCGCCGCCGCGACCTACGACATGAACCCCGAGCAGTCCGGGGGACAGACCGAGCCGATCCTCTCGATCAAGACCGAGGACGACCTCGACCCCCTCGACGCGCTCGAACAGGCTTCGACGGACATCTCCGACAGTCTCGGGGACCTTTACGACCGGATCGAGGCCGCCTTCGACGACACCGCGGCCGCCGAGGCCTGA
- a CDS encoding type II secretion system F family protein gives MELSFLPLVGALLLVMPILAGTVNREADLAVTRLAVNAFGDYVTTDRPRAGRQRDRLRAAHVGVTHRLYASKTLLYTAVAGVSGSVFGVYIAAGALALLRVSGEAIRAALPAALGFFAGLTRIGELGVAELFPLLIVSSATVGPGSAVSVYFFRWQILDQRAHARASRIEATLPRTVAFVYALSRSGMELPVVLETLSHNEEVYGEAARELGVAVRDMNTFGTDVLTALEDMAERTPSQNMAEFGENLASVLGSGQELSAFLHDQYERYQEEAESQQEQYLELISTFAEAYVTVLVAGPLFFITILVVIGMVLSDTLPVLRAVVYLAIPLASFGFVVYIDSITRSTNDTLVVDQSVGDARVHTVTASDVAGSGGGSDARTDGGAVGLDGAATAGTDRWAASRERLAAYDRLEAVLDAANRPAELLLQRPTLTALITVPAGLWWVWLRTPALPLRPLPFARAVDSPAIEATLVVLAAYGLAYEIEKRRIRAIERAVPDFLDRMASINEAGVSVIGSLRRLTGSDLGALTPEIARTWRDVEWGATVTTALDRFRQRVRSPMVSRAVALVTNAVDASGDIAPVLAIAADEARSTRRLRRERRQVMVTYLLVIYVSFAVFLGIIAALTVAFIPAVEGAQLSSPGGVAGVSTGVFEGMGGVETDSYVLLFYHAAAIQGVASGLIAGQLGEGSVSDGVKHATVMLLLAYLTFVVVG, from the coding sequence ATGGAGCTGTCGTTCCTCCCGTTGGTAGGCGCGCTCCTCCTAGTGATGCCGATCCTCGCCGGGACGGTGAATCGGGAGGCGGATCTCGCAGTCACTCGGCTTGCCGTCAACGCGTTCGGCGACTACGTGACCACCGACCGGCCCCGAGCGGGCCGCCAACGCGACCGGCTACGGGCGGCACACGTCGGCGTCACTCATCGCTTATACGCGTCGAAGACGCTGTTGTACACCGCCGTCGCCGGCGTCTCGGGGAGCGTCTTCGGCGTGTACATCGCCGCGGGAGCGCTGGCGCTGCTCCGGGTCAGCGGAGAAGCGATTCGGGCGGCGTTGCCCGCCGCACTCGGCTTTTTTGCGGGTCTCACGCGGATCGGAGAACTCGGCGTCGCCGAACTGTTCCCGCTGTTGATCGTGTCGTCCGCGACGGTTGGCCCCGGGTCGGCCGTCAGCGTGTATTTCTTCCGGTGGCAGATCCTCGACCAGCGGGCTCACGCACGGGCGAGCCGGATCGAAGCGACGCTCCCTCGAACCGTCGCGTTCGTGTACGCGCTGTCGCGCTCGGGGATGGAACTCCCCGTCGTGTTGGAGACGCTGTCGCACAACGAGGAGGTGTACGGCGAGGCCGCCCGCGAGTTGGGCGTCGCCGTTCGCGACATGAACACGTTCGGGACGGACGTGCTCACCGCACTCGAAGACATGGCCGAACGGACGCCCTCCCAGAACATGGCCGAGTTCGGGGAGAACCTCGCGTCAGTGCTCGGCAGCGGCCAAGAGCTCTCGGCGTTCCTGCACGACCAGTACGAGCGGTACCAGGAGGAGGCCGAGTCCCAGCAGGAGCAGTACCTCGAACTCATCTCGACGTTCGCGGAGGCGTACGTGACGGTGCTCGTCGCCGGGCCGCTGTTTTTCATCACGATCCTCGTCGTCATCGGGATGGTCCTCTCGGACACGCTCCCCGTGTTGCGCGCGGTGGTTTATCTCGCGATCCCGCTCGCGAGCTTCGGCTTCGTCGTCTACATCGACTCGATCACTCGGTCGACGAACGACACGCTCGTGGTGGATCAGTCGGTCGGAGACGCACGGGTTCACACGGTGACCGCATCGGACGTCGCCGGGTCCGGCGGTGGCTCCGACGCTCGGACGGACGGCGGCGCGGTGGGCCTCGACGGTGCCGCGACCGCGGGCACCGATCGGTGGGCCGCAAGCAGGGAACGCCTGGCCGCGTACGACCGGCTGGAAGCGGTGCTCGACGCCGCGAACCGCCCCGCCGAACTCCTCCTCCAGCGGCCGACCCTAACCGCGCTGATCACTGTTCCGGCCGGCCTGTGGTGGGTGTGGCTGCGGACGCCGGCGCTTCCGCTCCGGCCGCTCCCGTTCGCCCGGGCCGTCGATTCGCCGGCTATCGAAGCGACGCTGGTGGTGCTTGCGGCCTACGGTCTCGCCTACGAGATCGAGAAACGGCGGATACGGGCGATCGAACGCGCGGTTCCGGACTTCCTCGATCGGATGGCGAGCATCAACGAGGCCGGCGTGAGCGTCATCGGGAGCCTGCGCCGGCTCACCGGCTCTGACCTCGGCGCACTCACACCGGAGATCGCGCGGACCTGGCGGGACGTGGAGTGGGGAGCGACCGTCACGACGGCGCTCGATCGGTTCCGCCAGCGGGTCCGTTCGCCGATGGTGTCGCGTGCGGTCGCGCTCGTCACGAACGCCGTCGATGCGAGCGGTGACATCGCGCCGGTTCTCGCGATCGCGGCAGACGAGGCGCGCTCGACGCGGCGGCTCCGCAGGGAGCGCCGGCAGGTCATGGTGACGTACCTGCTCGTGATCTACGTCTCCTTCGCGGTGTTCCTCGGCATCATCGCGGCGCTGACGGTGGCGTTCATTCCGGCCGTCGAGGGGGCGCAGCTGTCGTCGCCCGGCGGCGTCGCCGGCGTCTCGACCGGCGTGTTCGAGGGGATGGGCGGCGTCGAGACCGACAGCTACGTCCTGTTGTTCTATCACGCCGCGGCGATCCAGGGGGTCGCGTCGGGGCTCATCGCCGGACAGTTAGGGGAGGGGAGCGTCAGCGACGGCGTGAAACACGCGACCGTAATGCTCCTGCTCGCGTACCTCACGTTCGTGGTCGTCGGATGA